The Euphorbia lathyris chromosome 3, ddEupLath1.1, whole genome shotgun sequence genome contains a region encoding:
- the LOC136222555 gene encoding uncharacterized protein, with protein MALVPFQLLLLLLLIAPYLSFAYSHQRPKLSAIRRESSIFSSSPDLPPEYETHYYAQTLDHFNYYPESYITFQQRYVLNFKYWGGANTSSPVFVYVGEESDIEGDILYVGFISELAARFEGLLLYIEHRYYGESLPFGTREETFKNATTYGYLSSEQALADYAQIITDVKKNLSAQNSPVIAVGASYGGMLASWFRMKYPHIVIGSLASSAPILYFVDITPQDGYQVVVSKDFMNTSESCYNTIKQSWSEIDRIAAQPNGLLDLGNMFNVCHPLNSTHGLKEYLATLYKFSAQYDNPPDYLVENLCKIIDGAPPETDVLGRIIAGLNATTIFGNRSCNYVTDDDTLYKMNAWDLQTCTEMVLPIGVDNNDTMFDISVFDLNNFTKLCHQVFGVTPRPFWAPIQFGGHDIKSALGNFASNIIFSNGLRDPWSAGGILEDISDSIVSIRTDQGAHCLDVLNPTPNDPAWLIEQREKEIKVIAAWLADYYAKLDTNN; from the exons TCGTCCTCTCCCGATCTCCCTCCAGAATACGAAACACATTATTACGCACAGACACTCGATCATTTTAACTATTATCCGGAGAGTTATATAACTTTCCAACAGAGGTATGTATTGAACTTCAAGTACTGGGGCGGCGCGAATACGAGCTCCCCCGTTTTTGTTTATGTAGGGGAAGAAAGTGATATAGAAGGGGATATATTATATGTTGGTTTCATATCAGAACTTGCGGCTCGTTTTGAAGGGTTATTATTGTATATAGAG CATCGTTACTATGGAGAATCATTACCATTTGGAACAAGAGAAGAAACGTTTAAAAATGCTACTACCTACGGATATTTAAGCTCGGAACAAGCTTTAGCAGATTATGCACAAATTATTACAGATGTTAAGAAAAACCTATCAGCTCAAAATTCCCCTGTCATTGCTGTTGGAGCTTCATATGGTGGAA TGCTTGCCTCATGGTTTCGTATGAAATATCCTCATATTGTAATTGGATCTTTGGCATCATCTGCTCCTATTCTCTACTTTGTGGATATTACACCCCAAGATGGATATCAAGTAGTTGTATCCAAGGATTTTATG AATACAAGTGAGAGTTGTTACAACACCATAAAACAATCATGGTCCGAAATTGACAGAATTGCAGCTCAGCCTAATGGTCTTTTGGATCTTGGCAACATGTTCAACGTTTGCCA TCCTTTAAACTCAACACATGGACTCAAGGAGTACCTAGCAACTTTATACAAGTTCTCAGCCCAATATGACAATCCTCCTGATTATTTAGTGGAAAATTTATGCAAAATCATTGATGGAGCACCACCGGAGACCGATGTTCTTGGCCGGATTATTGCCGGTCTTAATGCCACTACTATTTTCGGGAATCGAAGTTGTAATTATGTAACCGATGATGATACATTGTACAAGATGAACGCCTGGGATTTACAG ACATGCACGGAGATGGTACTACCCATCGGTGTAGATAACAATGATACAATGTTTGATATATCAGTATTTGATCTGAACAATTTCACAAAATTATGTCATCAAGTGTTTGGTGTTACCCCTAGGCCTTTTTGGGCTCCTATTCAATTCGGTGGTCAT GATATTAAATCTGCCCTTGGAAATTTTGCAAGCAACATCATTTTTTCTAATGGACTTCGTGATCCATGGAGTGCTGGAGG AATCTTGGAGGACATATCAGATAGTATTGTTTCCATTCGTACCGATCAAG GTGCTCATTGCTTGGATGTACTAAACCCTACACCAAATGATCCTGCCTGGCTGATTGAgcaaagagagaaagagatcAAAGTTATTGCTGCTTGGCTTGCTGACTACTATGCTAAGCTTGACACGAATAACTAA